A stretch of Lagopus muta isolate bLagMut1 chromosome 9, bLagMut1 primary, whole genome shotgun sequence DNA encodes these proteins:
- the KIF1A gene encoding kinesin-like protein KIF1A isoform X23, which yields MAGASVKVAVRVRPFNSREMSRESKCIIQMSGSTTTILNPKQPKETPKSFSFDYSYWSHTTPADINYASQKQVYRDIGEEMLQHAFEGYNVCIFAYGQTGAGKSYTMMGKQEKDQQGIIPQLCEDLFSRINDTTNDNMSYSVEVSYMEIYCERVRDLLNPKNKGNLRVREHPLMGPYVEDLSKLAVTSYNDIQDLMDSGNKARTVAATNMNETSSRSHAVFNIIFTQKRHDAETDITTEKVSKISLVDLAGSERADSTGAKGTRLKEGANINKSLTTLGKVISALAEMDSGPNKNKKKKKTDFIPYRDSVLTWLLRENLGGNSRTAMVAALSPADINYDETLSTLRYADRAKQIRCNAVINEDPNNKLIRELKDEVARLRDLLYAQGLGDIIDMTNAIAGISPSSSLSALSSRAASVASLHERIMFAPGSEEAIERLKETEKIIAELNETWEEKLRRTEAIRMEREALLAEMGVAMREDGGTLGVFSPKKTPHLVNLNEDPLMSECLLYYIKDGITRVGREDAEKRQDIVLSGHFIKEEHCLFRSDTRTGGEVIVTLEPCEGADTYVNGKKVTEPSILRSGNRIIMGKSHVFRFNHPEQARQERERTPCAETPAEPVDWAFAQRELLEKQGIDMKQEMEQRLQELEDQYRREREEANYLLEQQRLDYESKLEALQKQMDSRYYPEANEEEEEPEDEVQWTEREFELALWAFRKWKWYQFTSLRDLLWGNAIFLKEANAISVELKKKVQFQFVLLTDTLYSPLPPDLLPPDAAKDREKRPFPRTIVAVEVQDQKNGATHYWTLEKLRQRLDLMREMYDRAAEVPSSVIEDCDNVVTGGDPFYDRFPWFRLVGRAFVYLSNLLYPVPLVHRVAIVSEKGEVKGFLRVAVQAISADEEAPDYGSGVRQSGTAKISFDDQHFEKFQSESCPAVGMSRSGTSQEELRIVEGQGQISDLGPSADEVNNNTCAVTPEDLLLDSPEKSTMDGPLEAALDHLKLGSIFTFRVTVLQASSISAEYADIFCQFNFIHRHDEAFSTEPLKNTGRGPPLGFYHVQNIAVEVTKSFIEYIKSQPIVFEVFGHYQQHPFPPLCKDVLSPLRPSRRHFPRVMPLSKPVPATKLSTMTRPSAGPCQCKYDLMVFFEICELEANGDYIPAVVDHRGGMPCHGTFLLHQGIQRRITVTLVHETGSLIRWKEVRELVVGRIRNTPEADESLIDPNILSLNILSSGYIHPSQDDRQFLDSDMPRTFYQFETAWDSSMHNSLLLNRVTPYREKIYITLSAYIEMENCTQPAVITKDFCMVFYSRDAKLPASRSIRNLFGSGSLRASESNRVTGVYELSLCRVADAGSPGMQRRRRRVLDTSVAYVRGEENLAGWRPRSDSLILDHQWELEKLSLLQEVEKTRHYLLLREKLETTQRLGLETLSPCSSEDSESRSTSCVSSPLSADGAPEGRTSPPETPSERQKELAVKCLRLLTHTFNREYSHSHVCISASESKLSEMSVTLMRDPSMSALGVTTLTPSSTCPSLVEGRYNTMEVRTPQVSSRVESPDLEPVVEGEQKKSPSRRPEDEKEPQRQLVPDIQEIRVSPIVSKKGYLHFLEPHTNGWVKRFVVVRRPYVYIYNSDKDSVERAILNLSKAQVEYSEDQQAMLKTPNTFAVCTEHRGILLQASSDKDMHDWLYAFNPLLAGSIRSKLSRRRTAQMRI from the exons ATGGCGGGAGCATCCGTCAAAGTGGCGGTGCGCGTGCGGCCCTTCAACTCCCGCGAGATGAGCCGGGAGTCCAAATGCATCATCCAGATGTCAGGAAGCACCACCA CTATCCTGAACCCGAAGCAGCCCAAAGAGACACCCAAAAGCTTCAGCTTTGACTATTCCTACTGGTCCCACACCACG CCTGCAGACATCAATTATGCATCTCAGAAGCAGGTGTACCGTGACATCGGCGAGGAGATGTTGCAGCATGCCTTCGAAGGCTACAACGTCTGCATCTTTGCCTATGGGCAGACTGGTGCTGGCAAATCCTACACCATGATGGGGAAGCAGGAGAAGGACCAGCAAGGCATCATCCCACAG ctgtgtgaggACCTCTTCTCCCGCATCAATGACACAACCAATGACAACATGTCCTACTCCGTGGAG GTGAGCTACATGGAGATCTACTGCGAGCGGGTGAGAGACCTCCTGAACCCCAAGAACAAGGGGAACCTGCGGGTGAGAGAGCACCCCCTCATGGGTCCCTATGTGGAGGACCTTTCCAAGCTGGCCGTGACCTCCTACAACGACATCCAGGACCTGATGGACTCGGGGAACAAGGCCCG CACGGTGGCTGCCACCAACATGAATGAGACCAGCAGTCGTTCGCATGCTGTCTTCAATATCATCTTCACCCAGAAGCGGCACGATGCCGAGACGGACATCACCACTGAGAAG GTCAGCAAAATCAGCCTGGTGGACCTGGCTGGCAGTGAGCGAGCTGACTCAACCGGCGCGAAGGGCACAAGGCTGAAG GAAGGAGCAAACATCAACAAGTCCTTGACCACACTGGGAAAAGTCATCTCTGCTCTGGCCGAAATG gATTCGGGGCCAAATAAG aacaagaagaaaaagaaaacagatttcatccCATACCGGGACTCAGTGCTGACCTGGCTGCTAAGGGAGAACCTGG GAGGCAACTCCAGGACGGCCATGGTCGCTGCGCTCAGCCCTGCTGACATCAACTACGATGAGACACTCAGCACATTAAG ATATGCCGACCGTGCCAAGCAGATCCGCTGCAATGCTGTCATCAACGAGGACCCCAACAACAAGCTGATCCGGGAGCTGAAGGACGAGGTGGCCCGCCTGCGTGACCTTCTCTATGCCCAGGGGCTTGGGGACATCATTGACA TGACCAACGCAATTGCTGGCATCAGCCCCTCTTCCTCCCTGTCGGCTCTCTCCAGCCGCGCAGCCTCTGTTGCCAGCCTCCATGAGCGCATCATGTTTGCTCCAGGCAGCGAAGAAGCTATTGAAAGGCTCAAG GAAACAGAGAAGATCATTGCTGAGCTGAATGAAACGTGGGAGGAAAAGCTGCGCAGAACCGAGGCGATCCGGATGGAGAG ggaAGCCTTGCTGGCCGAGATGGGGGTGGCCATGAGAGAGGACGGAGGTACCCTGGGTGTTTTCTCTCCAAAAAAG ACGCCCCACTTGGTCAACCTAAATGAAGACCCGCTCATGTCTGAGTGCCTTCTCTACTACATCAAGGACGGGATAACCAG GGTTGGCCGGGAAGATGCAGAGAAGAGGCAGGACATTGTTCTCAGTGGGCACTTCATCAAGGAGGAGCACTGCCTTTTCCGCAGTGACACGAGGACCGGTGGTGAAG TGATTGTGACCCTGGAGCCTTGTGAAGGCGCTGACACCTACGTGAATGGCAAAAAAGTGACAGAGCCCAGCATCCTGCGCTCAG GAAACCGGATCATCATGGGGAAGAGCCACGTGTTTCGCTTCAACCACCCCGAGCAGGCCCGGCAGGAGCGGGAGCGGACGCCGTGTGCTGAGACACCTGCTGAGCCCGTGGACTGGGCCTTCGCCCagagagagctgctggagaagcaggGCATCGACATGaagcaggagatggagcagaG GCTTCAGGAGCTGGAGGACCAGTACcggagggagagggaggaggcaAATTACcttctggagcagcagaggctg GACTACGAGAGCAAACTGGAGGCTCTGCAGAAGCAGATGGACTCTAGATATTACCCTGAAGCCaatgaggaagaagaagaacCTGAAGATGAAG TGCAGTGGACAGAGCGGGAGTTCGAGCTCGCCCTCTGGGCCTTCAGGAAGTGGAAGTGGTACCAATTCACCTCCCTCCGTGACCTGCTCTGGGGCAATGCCATCTTCCTCAAGGAAGCCAACGCCATCAGTGTGGAGCTGAAGAAAAAG GTGCAGTTTCAGTTTGTCCTCCTGACAGACACGCTGTATTCACCTCTCCCTCCTGACCTGCTGCCTCCCGACGCCGCCAAGGACAGGGAGAAGCGGCCATTTCCCCGCACCATCGTGGCTGTGGAGGTGCAGGACCAGAAGAACGGGGCAACGCATTACTGGACCCTGGAGAAGCTCAG GCAGCGCCTGGACTTGATGCGCGAAATGTACGACCGTGCAGCAGAAGTGCCTTCGAGCGTCATTGAGGACTGCGACAACGTGGTGACCGGCGGAGATCCCTTCTATGACCGCTTCCCGTGGTTCAGGCTGGTTGGCAG GGCCTTCGTCTACCTCAGCAACCTGCTGTACCCCGTGCCCCTGGTGCACCGCGTGGCCATCGTCAGCGAGAAGGGCGAGGTGAAGGGCTTTCTGCGCGTGGCCGTCCAAGCCATCTCAG ccgATGAGGAAGCCCCAGACTATGGTTCTGGCGTGCGGCAGTCGGGGACAGCGAAGATCTCCTTTGACGATCAGCACTTCGAGAAG TTCCAGTCCGAGTCCTGCCCCGCTGTAGGCATGTCTCGCTCGGGGACCTCCCAGGAGGAGCTGCGCATCGTTGAGGGCCAGGGGCAGATCAGTGACTTGGGGCCCTCCGCTGATGAAGTCAACAACAACACCTGTGCTG TGACCCCAGAGGACCTTCTCCTGGACAGCCCGGAGAAGTCCACGATGGATGGGCCTCTGGAGGCAGCTCTGGACCACCTGAAGCTGGGCAGCATCTTCACGTTTCGAGTGACCGTCCTGCAAGCCTCCAGCATCTCAGCAGAATATGCGGATATCTTTTGCCAGTTCAA CTTCATCCATCGCCACGATGAGGCCTTTTCAACGGAACCCTTGAAGAACACAGGGCGAGGGCCACCACTGGGTTTCTACCATGTCCAAAAT atTGCTGTGGAGGTGACCAAGTCCTTCATCGAATACATCAAGAGCCAGCCGATTGTATTTGAGGTGTTTGGGCACTACCAACAACACCCCTTCCCACCCCTCTGCAAGGACGTCCTCAG CCCACTGAGGCCATCCCGGCGCCACTTCCCACGGGTGATGCCACTTTCCAAGCCAG TGCCCGCCACCAAGCTAAGCACCATGACTCGTCCCAGTGCTGGGCCCTGCCAGTGCAAGTACGACCTGATGGTCTTCTTCGAGATCTGCGAGCTGGAGGCCAACGGCGA CTACATCCCGGCTGTGGTGGATCACCGTGGAGGCATGCCGTGCCACGGGACCTTCCTCCTCCACCAG GGCATCCAAAGGAGAATCACTGTCACCTTGGTGCATGAAACAGGCAGCCTGATCCGCTGGAAGGAAGTGCGGGAGCTGGTTGTGG GTCGGATCCGGAACACCCCAGAAGCTGATGAGTCTCTTATTGACCCCAACATCCTGTCCCTGAACATCCTGTCCTCAGGCTACATCCACCCCTCACAGGACGACCG GCAGTTTCTTGATTCGGATATGCCTAG GACTTTTTACCAGTTTGAAACAGCGTGGGACAGCTCCATGCACAATTCACTGCTGCTCAACCGTGTCACCCCATACCGGGAGAAAATCTACATCACCCTGTCCGCCTACATCGAG atggagaaCTGCACCCAGCCTGCCGTCATCACCAAAGATTTCTGCATGGTTTTCTATTCCCGAGATGCCAAGCTCCCTGCCTCCCGCTCCATCCGCAACCTCTTTGGCAGCGGCAGCCTGCGGGCTTCAGAGAG CAACCGCGTGACGGGTGTCTATGAGCTGAGCCTGTGCCGCGTGGCGGATGCTGGCAGTCCAG GCATGCAGAGGCGGCGCCGGCGCGTATTGGACACCTCTGTAGCCTATGTGAGGGGAGAAGAGAACCTGGCTGGCTGGCGGCCCCGCAGCGACAGCCTCATCCTCGACCATCAGTGGGAGCTAGAGAAGCTCAGCCTCCTGCAAGAA GTGGAGAAAACCAGGCACTACCTGCTGCTGCGTGAGAAGCTGGAGACAACCCAGCGGCTGGGCCTGGAGACCCTGTCCCCGTGCTCCAGCGAGGACTCCGAGTCCCGAAGCACCTCCTGCGTCTCCTCCCCACTCTCGGCTGATGGGGCCCCAGAAGGACGGACCTCTCCTCCCGAAACCCCCAGTGAGAGGCAGAAGGAGCTGGCCGTGAAG TGCCTGCGCCTGCTCACGCACACCTTCAACCGCGAGTACAGCCACAGCCATGTCTGCATCAGCGCCAGCGAGAGCAAG CTGTCTGAAATGTCTGTGACCCTGATGAGAGACCCGTCCATGTCAGCTCTCGGGGTCACCACCCTCACCCCCTCCTCAACCTGCCCGTCGCTGGTGGAAGGACGCTACAACACCATGGAAGTCAG
- the KIF1A gene encoding kinesin-like protein KIF1A isoform X24, with amino-acid sequence MAGASVKVAVRVRPFNSREMSRESKCIIQMSGSTTTILNPKQPKETPKSFSFDYSYWSHTTPADINYASQKQVYRDIGEEMLQHAFEGYNVCIFAYGQTGAGKSYTMMGKQEKDQQGIIPQLCEDLFSRINDTTNDNMSYSVEVSYMEIYCERVRDLLNPKNKGNLRVREHPLMGPYVEDLSKLAVTSYNDIQDLMDSGNKARTVAATNMNETSSRSHAVFNIIFTQKRHDAETDITTEKVSKISLVDLAGSERADSTGAKGTRLKEGANINKSLTTLGKVISALAEMDSGPNKNKKKKKTDFIPYRDSVLTWLLRENLGGNSRTAMVAALSPADINYDETLSTLRYADRAKQIRCNAVINEDPNNKLIRELKDEVARLRDLLYAQGLGDIIDMTNAIAGISPSSSLSALSSRAASVASLHERIMFAPGSEEAIERLKETEKIIAELNETWEEKLRRTEAIRMEREALLAEMGVAMREDGGTLGVFSPKKTPHLVNLNEDPLMSECLLYYIKDGITRVGREDAEKRQDIVLSGHFIKEEHCLFRSDTRTGGEVIVTLEPCEGADTYVNGKKVTEPSILRSGNRIIMGKSHVFRFNHPEQARQERERTPCAETPAEPVDWAFAQRELLEKQGIDMKQEMEQRLQELEDQYRREREEANYLLEQQRLDYESKLEALQKQMDSRYYPEANEEEEEPEDEVQWTEREFELALWAFRKWKWYQFTSLRDLLWGNAIFLKEANAISVELKKKVQFQFVLLTDTLYSPLPPDLLPPDAAKDREKRPFPRTIVAVEVQDQKNGATHYWTLEKLRQRLDLMREMYDRAAEVPSSVIEDCDNVVTGGDPFYDRFPWFRLVGRAFVYLSNLLYPVPLVHRVAIVSEKGEVKGFLRVAVQAISADEEAPDYGSGVRQSGTAKISFDDQHFEKFQSESCPAVGMSRSGTSQEELRIVEGQGQISDLGPSADEVNNNTCAVTPEDLLLDSPEKSTMDGPLEAALDHLKLGSIFTFRVTVLQASSISAEYADIFCQFNFIHRHDEAFSTEPLKNTGRGPPLGFYHVQNIAVEVTKSFIEYIKSQPIVFEVFGHYQQHPFPPLCKDVLSPLRPSRRHFPRVMPLSKPVPATKLSTMTRPSAGPCQCKYDLMVFFEICELEANGDYIPAVVDHRGGMPCHGTFLLHQGIQRRITVTLVHETGSLIRWKEVRELVVGRIRNTPEADESLIDPNILSLNILSSGYIHPSQDDRISFGNDTRTFYQFETAWDSSMHNSLLLNRVTPYREKIYITLSAYIEMENCTQPAVITKDFCMVFYSRDAKLPASRSIRNLFGSGSLRASESNRVTGVYELSLCRVADAGSPGMQRRRRRVLDTSVAYVRGEENLAGWRPRSDSLILDHQWELEKLSLLQEVEKTRHYLLLREKLETTQRLGLETLSPCSSEDSESRSTSCVSSPLSADGAPEGRTSPPETPSERQKELAVKCLRLLTHTFNREYSHSHVCISASESKLSEMSVTLMRDPSMSALGVTTLTPSSTCPSLVEGRYNTMEVRTPQVSSRVESPDLEPVVEGEQKKSPSRRPEDEKEPQRQLVPDIQEIRVSPIVSKKGYLHFLEPHTNGWVKRFVVVRRPYVYIYNSDKDSVERAILNLSKAQVEYSEDQQAMLKTPNTFAVCTEHRGILLQASSDKDMHDWLYAFNPLLAGSIRSKLSRRRTAQMRI; translated from the exons ATGGCGGGAGCATCCGTCAAAGTGGCGGTGCGCGTGCGGCCCTTCAACTCCCGCGAGATGAGCCGGGAGTCCAAATGCATCATCCAGATGTCAGGAAGCACCACCA CTATCCTGAACCCGAAGCAGCCCAAAGAGACACCCAAAAGCTTCAGCTTTGACTATTCCTACTGGTCCCACACCACG CCTGCAGACATCAATTATGCATCTCAGAAGCAGGTGTACCGTGACATCGGCGAGGAGATGTTGCAGCATGCCTTCGAAGGCTACAACGTCTGCATCTTTGCCTATGGGCAGACTGGTGCTGGCAAATCCTACACCATGATGGGGAAGCAGGAGAAGGACCAGCAAGGCATCATCCCACAG ctgtgtgaggACCTCTTCTCCCGCATCAATGACACAACCAATGACAACATGTCCTACTCCGTGGAG GTGAGCTACATGGAGATCTACTGCGAGCGGGTGAGAGACCTCCTGAACCCCAAGAACAAGGGGAACCTGCGGGTGAGAGAGCACCCCCTCATGGGTCCCTATGTGGAGGACCTTTCCAAGCTGGCCGTGACCTCCTACAACGACATCCAGGACCTGATGGACTCGGGGAACAAGGCCCG CACGGTGGCTGCCACCAACATGAATGAGACCAGCAGTCGTTCGCATGCTGTCTTCAATATCATCTTCACCCAGAAGCGGCACGATGCCGAGACGGACATCACCACTGAGAAG GTCAGCAAAATCAGCCTGGTGGACCTGGCTGGCAGTGAGCGAGCTGACTCAACCGGCGCGAAGGGCACAAGGCTGAAG GAAGGAGCAAACATCAACAAGTCCTTGACCACACTGGGAAAAGTCATCTCTGCTCTGGCCGAAATG gATTCGGGGCCAAATAAG aacaagaagaaaaagaaaacagatttcatccCATACCGGGACTCAGTGCTGACCTGGCTGCTAAGGGAGAACCTGG GAGGCAACTCCAGGACGGCCATGGTCGCTGCGCTCAGCCCTGCTGACATCAACTACGATGAGACACTCAGCACATTAAG ATATGCCGACCGTGCCAAGCAGATCCGCTGCAATGCTGTCATCAACGAGGACCCCAACAACAAGCTGATCCGGGAGCTGAAGGACGAGGTGGCCCGCCTGCGTGACCTTCTCTATGCCCAGGGGCTTGGGGACATCATTGACA TGACCAACGCAATTGCTGGCATCAGCCCCTCTTCCTCCCTGTCGGCTCTCTCCAGCCGCGCAGCCTCTGTTGCCAGCCTCCATGAGCGCATCATGTTTGCTCCAGGCAGCGAAGAAGCTATTGAAAGGCTCAAG GAAACAGAGAAGATCATTGCTGAGCTGAATGAAACGTGGGAGGAAAAGCTGCGCAGAACCGAGGCGATCCGGATGGAGAG ggaAGCCTTGCTGGCCGAGATGGGGGTGGCCATGAGAGAGGACGGAGGTACCCTGGGTGTTTTCTCTCCAAAAAAG ACGCCCCACTTGGTCAACCTAAATGAAGACCCGCTCATGTCTGAGTGCCTTCTCTACTACATCAAGGACGGGATAACCAG GGTTGGCCGGGAAGATGCAGAGAAGAGGCAGGACATTGTTCTCAGTGGGCACTTCATCAAGGAGGAGCACTGCCTTTTCCGCAGTGACACGAGGACCGGTGGTGAAG TGATTGTGACCCTGGAGCCTTGTGAAGGCGCTGACACCTACGTGAATGGCAAAAAAGTGACAGAGCCCAGCATCCTGCGCTCAG GAAACCGGATCATCATGGGGAAGAGCCACGTGTTTCGCTTCAACCACCCCGAGCAGGCCCGGCAGGAGCGGGAGCGGACGCCGTGTGCTGAGACACCTGCTGAGCCCGTGGACTGGGCCTTCGCCCagagagagctgctggagaagcaggGCATCGACATGaagcaggagatggagcagaG GCTTCAGGAGCTGGAGGACCAGTACcggagggagagggaggaggcaAATTACcttctggagcagcagaggctg GACTACGAGAGCAAACTGGAGGCTCTGCAGAAGCAGATGGACTCTAGATATTACCCTGAAGCCaatgaggaagaagaagaacCTGAAGATGAAG TGCAGTGGACAGAGCGGGAGTTCGAGCTCGCCCTCTGGGCCTTCAGGAAGTGGAAGTGGTACCAATTCACCTCCCTCCGTGACCTGCTCTGGGGCAATGCCATCTTCCTCAAGGAAGCCAACGCCATCAGTGTGGAGCTGAAGAAAAAG GTGCAGTTTCAGTTTGTCCTCCTGACAGACACGCTGTATTCACCTCTCCCTCCTGACCTGCTGCCTCCCGACGCCGCCAAGGACAGGGAGAAGCGGCCATTTCCCCGCACCATCGTGGCTGTGGAGGTGCAGGACCAGAAGAACGGGGCAACGCATTACTGGACCCTGGAGAAGCTCAG GCAGCGCCTGGACTTGATGCGCGAAATGTACGACCGTGCAGCAGAAGTGCCTTCGAGCGTCATTGAGGACTGCGACAACGTGGTGACCGGCGGAGATCCCTTCTATGACCGCTTCCCGTGGTTCAGGCTGGTTGGCAG GGCCTTCGTCTACCTCAGCAACCTGCTGTACCCCGTGCCCCTGGTGCACCGCGTGGCCATCGTCAGCGAGAAGGGCGAGGTGAAGGGCTTTCTGCGCGTGGCCGTCCAAGCCATCTCAG ccgATGAGGAAGCCCCAGACTATGGTTCTGGCGTGCGGCAGTCGGGGACAGCGAAGATCTCCTTTGACGATCAGCACTTCGAGAAG TTCCAGTCCGAGTCCTGCCCCGCTGTAGGCATGTCTCGCTCGGGGACCTCCCAGGAGGAGCTGCGCATCGTTGAGGGCCAGGGGCAGATCAGTGACTTGGGGCCCTCCGCTGATGAAGTCAACAACAACACCTGTGCTG TGACCCCAGAGGACCTTCTCCTGGACAGCCCGGAGAAGTCCACGATGGATGGGCCTCTGGAGGCAGCTCTGGACCACCTGAAGCTGGGCAGCATCTTCACGTTTCGAGTGACCGTCCTGCAAGCCTCCAGCATCTCAGCAGAATATGCGGATATCTTTTGCCAGTTCAA CTTCATCCATCGCCACGATGAGGCCTTTTCAACGGAACCCTTGAAGAACACAGGGCGAGGGCCACCACTGGGTTTCTACCATGTCCAAAAT atTGCTGTGGAGGTGACCAAGTCCTTCATCGAATACATCAAGAGCCAGCCGATTGTATTTGAGGTGTTTGGGCACTACCAACAACACCCCTTCCCACCCCTCTGCAAGGACGTCCTCAG CCCACTGAGGCCATCCCGGCGCCACTTCCCACGGGTGATGCCACTTTCCAAGCCAG TGCCCGCCACCAAGCTAAGCACCATGACTCGTCCCAGTGCTGGGCCCTGCCAGTGCAAGTACGACCTGATGGTCTTCTTCGAGATCTGCGAGCTGGAGGCCAACGGCGA CTACATCCCGGCTGTGGTGGATCACCGTGGAGGCATGCCGTGCCACGGGACCTTCCTCCTCCACCAG GGCATCCAAAGGAGAATCACTGTCACCTTGGTGCATGAAACAGGCAGCCTGATCCGCTGGAAGGAAGTGCGGGAGCTGGTTGTGG GTCGGATCCGGAACACCCCAGAAGCTGATGAGTCTCTTATTGACCCCAACATCCTGTCCCTGAACATCCTGTCCTCAGGCTACATCCACCCCTCACAGGACGACCG CATTTCATTCGGAAATGACACTAG GACTTTTTACCAGTTTGAAACAGCGTGGGACAGCTCCATGCACAATTCACTGCTGCTCAACCGTGTCACCCCATACCGGGAGAAAATCTACATCACCCTGTCCGCCTACATCGAG atggagaaCTGCACCCAGCCTGCCGTCATCACCAAAGATTTCTGCATGGTTTTCTATTCCCGAGATGCCAAGCTCCCTGCCTCCCGCTCCATCCGCAACCTCTTTGGCAGCGGCAGCCTGCGGGCTTCAGAGAG CAACCGCGTGACGGGTGTCTATGAGCTGAGCCTGTGCCGCGTGGCGGATGCTGGCAGTCCAG GCATGCAGAGGCGGCGCCGGCGCGTATTGGACACCTCTGTAGCCTATGTGAGGGGAGAAGAGAACCTGGCTGGCTGGCGGCCCCGCAGCGACAGCCTCATCCTCGACCATCAGTGGGAGCTAGAGAAGCTCAGCCTCCTGCAAGAA GTGGAGAAAACCAGGCACTACCTGCTGCTGCGTGAGAAGCTGGAGACAACCCAGCGGCTGGGCCTGGAGACCCTGTCCCCGTGCTCCAGCGAGGACTCCGAGTCCCGAAGCACCTCCTGCGTCTCCTCCCCACTCTCGGCTGATGGGGCCCCAGAAGGACGGACCTCTCCTCCCGAAACCCCCAGTGAGAGGCAGAAGGAGCTGGCCGTGAAG TGCCTGCGCCTGCTCACGCACACCTTCAACCGCGAGTACAGCCACAGCCATGTCTGCATCAGCGCCAGCGAGAGCAAG CTGTCTGAAATGTCTGTGACCCTGATGAGAGACCCGTCCATGTCAGCTCTCGGGGTCACCACCCTCACCCCCTCCTCAACCTGCCCGTCGCTGGTGGAAGGACGCTACAACACCATGGAAGTCAG